One genomic region from Jeotgalibacillus haloalkalitolerans encodes:
- the cydD gene encoding thiol reductant ABC exporter subunit CydD: MNQLSQYAKQYKGTQLLMVMIAFLTGVSIIAQAYFIVKIVDEVFLKGASLSDVVPLFGWLALALIARAMLTYASGRTGAWLAAKVKQTIREKLLEKYAGNPVQASLQGQSGRKVSVLMDAVDEVDSYFSKYIPQLTLTAFIPLMIIVTAFWQDWITGTVLLVSAPFIPLFFIIIGIKTQKKSEEQLEQLSAFSGTFLDTLQGLTTLKLFGQAKKQRDTIEDSSLKFRDATLEVLKIAFISSLALEYISMLGVGLVALELGLRLIYFESVTFFTAFFMLVLAPEFYVAIRELGNAFHTGRGSIGAAKLIDEELSKQEDRVNWGSEKLTPGTPPHIQFDQTVFQYGKEGFSLGPLQADIKPYENVALIGKSGSGKSTALNLLSGLVAPSSGAIRVNDKELSHYEEESWFDQLSYISQQPFIFSGTLADNIAIGSKKEATRGEIESAAEKAGLTPLIEALQKGLDTPVGEGGRGLSGGEKQRLALARAFLKKPSVILFDEPTTGLDLKTEQILTASMEELSKNATVITVAHRLYTIRNADQILMLEDGNLKANGKHHDLLIEPAYQEMVQGGGAHA; encoded by the coding sequence ATGAATCAACTTTCGCAATATGCGAAGCAATATAAAGGCACACAATTGCTCATGGTCATGATCGCTTTTTTGACCGGCGTAAGTATCATTGCGCAGGCGTATTTTATCGTCAAAATTGTGGATGAAGTGTTTTTAAAAGGAGCATCCCTTTCGGATGTAGTACCTCTATTCGGATGGCTGGCACTGGCATTGATTGCCCGTGCAATGCTGACGTACGCAAGTGGACGGACCGGCGCATGGCTGGCAGCAAAGGTGAAGCAGACAATCCGTGAGAAGCTGCTTGAAAAATACGCAGGGAATCCGGTACAGGCTTCACTTCAGGGGCAGTCCGGACGCAAAGTCAGCGTGCTGATGGATGCAGTGGATGAGGTGGACAGTTATTTCAGTAAGTATATTCCCCAGCTCACTTTAACTGCTTTCATTCCTTTAATGATTATCGTAACAGCCTTTTGGCAGGACTGGATTACGGGAACGGTATTACTTGTTTCAGCGCCGTTTATCCCGCTGTTTTTTATCATCATCGGGATTAAAACGCAAAAGAAATCTGAAGAACAGCTTGAACAGCTTTCTGCGTTTTCAGGAACATTTCTTGATACACTGCAGGGACTGACTACGCTTAAGCTTTTCGGTCAGGCAAAGAAACAGCGGGATACGATTGAAGACAGCAGCCTGAAGTTCAGGGATGCAACACTTGAAGTACTGAAAATTGCATTTATCTCTTCGCTGGCACTTGAATACATTTCAATGCTTGGTGTGGGACTGGTTGCGCTTGAACTCGGACTGAGACTAATTTATTTTGAGAGTGTCACATTTTTCACGGCATTTTTCATGCTTGTCTTAGCGCCTGAATTTTACGTGGCGATCAGGGAGCTTGGAAATGCTTTTCATACAGGGCGCGGCAGTATCGGCGCTGCTAAATTAATTGATGAAGAGCTCTCAAAGCAGGAAGACCGTGTGAATTGGGGTAGTGAAAAACTGACGCCCGGCACACCGCCGCACATTCAGTTTGATCAGACTGTTTTTCAATATGGAAAAGAAGGGTTCAGCCTCGGACCATTACAGGCTGATATTAAACCATACGAAAATGTAGCATTAATCGGTAAAAGTGGATCAGGGAAATCCACTGCGCTGAATCTGCTGAGCGGCCTGGTTGCGCCGTCATCAGGGGCGATCAGAGTGAATGACAAGGAGCTCTCGCATTATGAGGAAGAGAGCTGGTTTGATCAGCTCAGCTATATCTCTCAGCAGCCGTTTATTTTCTCGGGTACGCTTGCAGATAATATTGCGATCGGAAGTAAAAAGGAAGCAACGCGTGGCGAGATTGAGTCTGCAGCTGAAAAAGCAGGGTTAACACCGCTGATAGAAGCGCTTCAAAAAGGACTTGATACACCTGTCGGAGAAGGTGGAAGAGGACTTTCAGGAGGGGAGAAGCAGCGACTTGCGCTTGCAAGAGCTTTTCTGAAAAAGCCTTCGGTGATTCTCTTTGATGAGCCGACGACAGGTCTTGATCTGAAAACGGAACAGATTCTGACCGCTTCAATGGAGGAACTGTCAAAGAACGCAACAGTCATTACAGTTGCACACAGACTTTATACAATCAGAAATGCTGATCAGATCCTGATGCTTGAAGACGGAAATCTGAAAGCGAATGGGAAACATCACGACTTATTAATTGAGCCTGCCTATCAGGAAATGGTCCAGGGGGGTGGCGCACATGCGTGA